The Arachis hypogaea cultivar Tifrunner chromosome 14, arahy.Tifrunner.gnm2.J5K5, whole genome shotgun sequence DNA window TAGCAGCTAAGCAgtttttggaagaaaaattaaACACAGGAATTGTCTTACAGATCCAGAAACATCAAAGGTATGATGCACAATATATGGTGATTACAAGAAAGCAGCAATGTTTGCTTGTGAGGCTTAGTAACGGTACTTGGTTGAATAATCTTTGGGGGCAATCACGAGACCACGGCCCTTCCTTGCCCCTCGGTAAACTGTCTCGATAATGTCGATGAACTCTTGCTTGTCCTTGAGAGCCCAGTTGATCTTGTTGTTGTTTCCAGTGCCAAGGTCTATCATAATGTGCTTGTTCCTAAAGAAGAACATCACTGTGGATGGGTCATAGAGCTCGTACATGGTGTTGAAATCAGGAACCTCCGTGATGTCCACAAGGTAAATTACAGCAAAGTTTTTTATTGTTTCAGCAACTGATGCCAACACTTCATCCATCTGAGCAAGCAAAAAACAAATTATTATTTAGATGACAAGACACCATGCTACAATTTCTATGGTGTTTCGTCATAATAATCTAAATATAATGCTACTTCAAAGTAACATGTATCAACCAAAACCACATCTTCATTCTGGAAGGCAGGCACAAATGCAAAGacacaaaaattacaaaatttgggATAAACATACAAAAACTAGGTTGGTTGAGGCACACTCGTAGACATTCAACCAACATCATCATGTTCATTGAAGAATAAAAAGTCCTATAAGATTTACTAATATTAGTCAATTTCAATAAGCCAGATCATGGTCGTCGAGATTCAAATTGCAAACTTATTTTCAGGACCACGAGTTGAGCTGAATCATGAATCACAtcctaaataacaaaaaaagataaCTTTCTTTTAATATAACATTATAATCACCTAAATTCAACTAATTCATCAACGGTCTAAGCAAAAAAGTAAATTAGTCAATTTGAACGACTGACTataattttctttatctttttaccTGGTGGATTGGTAATTAGTTCAGCAtaaaggaacaaagataaaggggTTGTACCAGAATATTTGAGCAGGCAAAAAGCTGTGTTTCGAAATTCAATTCGTCAGCTGTTATTTGGTCTTTCTTTATATTTCAGTTAGCCATAAAACCCGATGTTCGGCTTTTCAGCCATTTAGTTTCCTCTGAACCTCTTCCTCCTTTCTATAGGACACACCATTTATTTGCAGGCGCACAATAAGGCATCCTCCTTGTCTCTCCTTTGTCTTATGGAGAGAGGGAGACCATAAAGAAAGGTAAAGGGTTCGAGAGAACACATGGACACATTGCAAACCAGCAATCGCTGCACGATTCAAGCTGTGTCGTTGTGACAGGAAAACAATCCTTCATATAATCTATACTGCCTGCTGGATTGATGAGCCACATCAAACCACATGAATTGAATCCCAATTCAAGCAATACTAACGGCTAGATCATACatacataaaaaaattcataaaacgtGTATATTTGATGATAAACACTTACAGCTCATTATTACAACAATCAACTCAGTTTTATACTCCAATACACGAAAATCAATCCAAGCCAGACTCTAATGTTAAAAAACATTAGGGTAGGAATTACCTGCATGCAGGTCTCATCCCAATCATGGCCGAAGCGGATGACAACGAGACGCTCCTCCTCCGCAAGAATCGCCTGATCCACCGCCCATCCCGAATGCAAGTGCGGCAACAGGTACGacatctcctttcttctttcaacAAACCCTAATTCATATGAAACCCAACCCAACCCAACCCAACCCCTTCCAAATCAAATTACTAAcacaattttaataaaataataataagagaatTTGAGGTTTGCAATTACTAGTTGGTTAGATGATAAGAATCAAAGACAGAGGAAGAGAGTGTACCTCAACGGATAGGGGTACAATACTTAGAAGAACTGCTGCAGAAACAAAGATATGACTTTGGATCAATATTTTGTTCAACTAAATTCTTACGTGTTTAGATCACCAAAACCAATATGACTTGGAAAGAACAACCACAGCAAGTGACTTGGAAAGAAAATGTAAACACCGAAACAATCACAAGCATAGAGAACATGTGAATATTATTATatcaaacataataataaaatagctcTTCTAATGCGTCTCCGAAAATATCCCAAATCAAGAAAACTACATAATCTGATCCATTTGATTCAGAAAGCtacatatattagaaaaattaataatcaactaaaagaaaaagaaaaggaaggccTGGTTGATTCGATTCAATTGCCTGAGATGAAGAATCAAACAGGGCTGAGAAGCTGAGAGTTTAAATGTTAAACTTCAATATTCAAATAACATGActccattattgttattattacaccCTTCTAATGTCACAAACTCAATATATATTATAGTCCGTTGACACTTGTGTATTCACAACTTGGCCTCATCATTCTGATTCATACCTTAAGTAGAAGAAAAAGTCCCAATCAGCTTTCGTTAGTCGTTACAATTTTATCCAGAGAGCTGGGGTTTTGGTTCAGAGTTCATGCCAATGATAATGACGAGAGGGATGAATCCGTGAATCAGTAACATAGGCAGTGCAAATTTTAACAAAGTtcatcacaatgattaacaacaacaaaaagcacTGAAGGAACACTCAGTAATATAGGCAGTGCAAATTTTAACAAAGCTCATCACAATTCAACAAAAAGCACTGAAAGAACAGTGAATCAGTAACATAGGCAgtggaaatttaaaatttaaaagttatcaatttaaaatttatcatcaaatacaatcagtgagcaaagccaatcaaTCAAGCACTGACTGAGCATTCTGTTCTGATTCTGTGACTGGgaagcaacaaattcagcaacaaattcaagttacagcaacaaatttaacaaatcctAGTAAATTTATTGATTACCAATTCAGCAACATGCAGAAATACAGGGAGAAGGGAAATCTGGAAAAGAGAGAACACTAAACcaaaacattaaccaataatcacaAAATACTAAACCTTCACCCAGCAATTACAAACAAAGCCAGCAATTACAAACATTGGCACATTATAAAACGTTCCAAAACACTAAATCTTCACCCAGCAAAACCAGCAACTACAAACAAAGCCATcagtaaatttgaacaaaaaaattaagagcCATCAGCAACTAACAGAGCCATCGAGCCATCAGTAACAGAGCCATCGAGCCATCAgtaaatttgaaaacaaaaattacaGCCATCAGCAACCAGCAAATACAAACAGATCCATCAGCAGAAGACAATTACAATTTACAAAACATTACAAGAAACAtggaacaaaaattgaacaacaatttcagaacttcaaacgaagaagaagaagaccgaacattcagaaatcaaaaggAAGAAGCGGAGGCGAAGAATTGAAAGCAGGGCCACTAACCTGGGTTCCGTGCCGAGAAGCCAGCAAAGATGAAAACGACGTGCCGAGCTACCTggggaagaggaagatgaaaacGACGTGCCAGCGAAGATGAAAACGACACGGGGAAGAGGAAGCAGCGGCGGCGCTGAGGACCTGGGGACGGCGGCGGCGATGAAGGGCTAGGGTTTTCCTTGGCTTCAGAGGTCACCAGGGAGTGCACGAATGATTGGGGCAAGAAAGGGGAGGGGGGGGGGGTTGTTTGGTTCACGAATGGTTCTACTTTTTTGTTTTCCAAGTaaacaaaacgacgtcgttttattcggaattaatatatttaatttttaatattaaaaattcgcAATTTACTTTTTAACCCTAAACTAATATATATTCCGGTATCCTACACgacataatacataaaaatatatgaaattttttgttaaagagaATTAAATGAaaagaatatataataattatcactataaatattttataaaattaaaattaaaattaaaatttaatgatttttaatattaaaaatatttaaaataattagtgttgTCTAAATTAATTTAGATTGGTTGATTGATCATCTCACTCATTCACTCCTTGAATAGCCGAATTAAAACATATAgtgaaaaaaatagtattttcccTTAAGGTCTATCGAGTTagaaaatatcatagaaaaaaatagtatttgtctTTAAGTAGAATAATTACTCATCAATAATAGTATTTAAAGAAatttgtctttgttaaaatttagtTGGAATGAATAATTTCATTTATTGGTATTATAttcatttttgaaatcaaaatatcatcaacgttggtgttacggtgggtaaccggagattaatggattGGGTTAGTTTGGCGGGCCCAATCGTTTGAGTGAGGGAATATCCAAGTGGATTGATGCTCCAAGGCCCCGTCCGACTTCCGTATGGAGAGAAaggggggtggtacctacaaagacactccgatgccaaagtcaCCAAAGGGAGCAAAACAGGTTTAGAGTGTATTGGAACTTTTTGATACCTGAGGGgagtcagtgtatttatagtggtgaaccaataaccaccgttgaagtagtgccacctttttagggtgATAACCGTCTCTTTATCTAagggaggttgagatatggctcctggaagtggttagagagattctaggggtaGTTACTCATTTaaatgagtgcttatctgccagctaatcctcattcccgacttctttagggtAAGTCGTGGTAAGAACCGACTTCGTAGGAGGAAGGTCGGTATAGGGCGAGGCTCAATCCTTCGAATtgggccttttatttggacctgggccttatcattgggcagggtatgaacagtgcccctactcgagcccaatttcttttaagatttgggttcgagtattctactcggggtcgtagccgactTGTGAGGGAACCGACGTGTTTGTTCGGAACCGACGTGACTTTTGTGACTTTTGGTTTTCatagttacgtctaatcaaacgtcgcgtccgttagAGGTTTGCGTAGGTATTAattaccttggtaacggtgcacccaTTAATGACTGCTctgtttttaccattatgcccctaacatgtttataaatactttccctctctttcgttgtttcgtttctgcgatttttcaaattttcttctcATCTGTTCGTGGAGCATTTTCGTTTGAAggctttcatcttcttctacctttTTCCAGGCAAAGGTTGGTTCTTTCTCCCCTTCTCTTTTACTAAGTGCTtctgtttgtatgctttttattgtttagaGGGAGAGAAGGTGACGTCGTAGGCTTCTGTTTAATTCCATGCCCTCTTAGGAACTctcgttttttattctttttcttttccctttgtaGGTTTTCATCATACCTTAGGAAAGAATGTCTTCTGTAGAAGTTCTTGCTCAATGGGTCGATGTCACGGTCTTAAGAGAGGAACCTTTGGTTGATTCCGAATTTATCACCAACCTTCGCACTCATCACcgaatttgtacttctgaggaggatgagccgaagtatgaattggtggtcccgggtccggaagaccgggtttgtttcggGAGGGCCACTGAGGTGATCCCTCATTTTTTCTACATGTACGAGAGCATGgttacccgtttgggtgtttttcttccattttttgaCTTCGAAATGGCTGTCTTACGTCACTGTCGAGTCGctcctacccaacttcaccccaactcttggggttttctgaaaatcTACCAGTTTATCAGCCATGCTTTAGACTTTCCGACTTCCTTGAGgattttcttttatctcttccacatgaccaagcccttcagtgggcaaaataacaagcaacaatgggtgtctttccgagctatacaaggtcggagagttttcaccctttttgatgaatccttccatgacttcaaaaattattttttcaaagttcaaggcgtagagggtcaccacccctttttcttggatgagaatTCTTCTCCTCGCTTTTCTCTATATTGGTTGGAGGCTTCCCCCTGTGAGAAATATAGTTTGGATGATCTGGATGAAGTGgaggcagccattgtggggttcctccgaaaAGTGTGAGGGAGGGCCCCATATCtggataccaaaaaatttctccaggggtcgccgacctttgtccagacacaactaggtagctttttatttttctactttgttTCCGACTTGCGATTTCTTTTACCGACATCTCTGACTTT harbors:
- the LOC112743900 gene encoding thioredoxin-like protein YLS8; translated protein: MSYLLPHLHSGWAVDQAILAEEERLVVIRFGHDWDETCMQMDEVLASVAETIKNFAVIYLVDITEVPDFNTMYELYDPSTVMFFFRNKHIMIDLGTGNNNKINWALKDKQEFIDIIETVYRGARKGRGLVIAPKDYSTKYRY